One window of the Streptomyces sp. NBC_00259 genome contains the following:
- a CDS encoding MmcQ/YjbR family DNA-binding protein, with protein MAAPPKGALAKWEKVRSFALGLPGATEEFPWGETVVKVNKKIFVFLGVDDGSHPLGIGVKLKDEAMHAHALSCPGAEPSGYGLGKAGWVQIPLAVRGAPTADVLCDWVEESYRTIATKKLIAELEAR; from the coding sequence ATGGCTGCTCCACCGAAAGGCGCCCTGGCGAAATGGGAGAAGGTGCGGTCCTTTGCCCTGGGTCTGCCGGGCGCGACCGAGGAGTTCCCCTGGGGGGAGACCGTCGTCAAGGTCAACAAGAAGATCTTCGTCTTCCTAGGTGTCGACGACGGCAGCCACCCTCTGGGCATCGGCGTCAAGCTCAAGGACGAGGCGATGCACGCGCACGCCCTGTCCTGCCCGGGCGCGGAGCCGTCGGGCTACGGCCTCGGCAAGGCGGGCTGGGTGCAGATCCCGCTGGCCGTCAGGGGCGCCCCGACGGCGGACGTGCTCTGCGACTGGGTCGAGGAGAGCTACCGGACGATCGCCACGAAGAAGCTGATCGCCGAACTCGAGGCCCGCTGA